Proteins from one Ranitomeya variabilis isolate aRanVar5 chromosome 1, aRanVar5.hap1, whole genome shotgun sequence genomic window:
- the LOC143763538 gene encoding zinc finger MYM-type protein 1-like yields MYKHKSGSQKRKEKRDRNEEEERLKKKSFLSHYFKKPQSTKGGDDDTGEPAASSSFSSVMQEEAPTMPTDVETEECAETWSTTMSLSPSPSHKMLSSTVCIQMEKEEMPSCSSSIIEHVCEEPSCSQSAETLFPETCTLVTEEDGGEDGGEDGDEDGGGGEDEINWKDPAMWPDDIKDKEREKIVLSGLSNEEELKQMVKSLPKDVDDHSFSDFLLYAKSSNGREKCIRDWLRWSPSRKVMYCVTCMAFSDDKRSILCRKEGFNPMVSKWHRLYLKLPEHEHSALHRKHYWSWRTRQKAQVGHGVDFEMQRSLAKEAERLVSLLERLLDVTLHLASRNMAFRGTSQRIGDLHNGNFLGTLEILSRYDSVLKEHLEKVKISQEKGKKMPAHYLSWATQNEFINICGKHVLDAILSERKEAIYFSVICDATPDVSHTEQNVIVLRYVSRDPQTGIWHVQERFLEFFDFFKKTGEQIADMIISRLHEHAIDLKDCRGQGYDNGANMSGRIKGVRAKILEKFPRALFSPCAAHSLNLVGVHAAASCPEMKTFFGSVNRLYILFSNSPERWNTLLEVVGRSLHGLSDTRWSSRIEAVRPVAQSLPSILKALHQVISSGKLTNDAHSEAEGLSDYFSSFRAVVLATFWVKVLTSFEERNKILQSRSVSLEVGAANIKALSEEMKLLREKWPTLLSEASLVADCMGIPKDLLNAQQLRQRRSKHHEAASPEEHFKVNVFLVAMDTIISDLHQRFRSMEDICKLFAPILKMTTISEENLVASTEELIAAYPEDLTSSLLSELQHLRKVYEATFTDNMGPLDLLNAIYKFELQGIFGEVCIALRIFITLPLSVAEGERAFSKLSLVKNYLRSTMTEQRLNSLALLSIEHELARRLNFKDLITDFAKQKVRRLPVPQM; encoded by the coding sequence ATGTACAAACATAAATCAGGCTCTCAAAAACGAAAGGAGAAAAGGGATCGTAATGAAGAGGAGGAAAGGCTTAAAAAGAAAAGCTTTTTATCTCATTACTTTAAAAAGCCACAAAGCACCAAGGGAGGTGATGATGACACTGGTGAACCGGCTGCCTCGTCAAGCTTTTCTTCAGTAATGCAAGAAGAGGCTCCAACTATGCCAACTGATGTGGAAACAGAAGAATGTGCAGAAACATGGTCCACAACCATGTCACTTTCTCCCAGTCCTTCTCACAAAATGCTCTCTTCCACTGTTTGTATACAGATGGAAAAAGAGGAAATGCCTTCATGTTCAAGTTCCATTATTGAACATGTGTGTGAAGAACCATCTTGCAGCCAGAGTGCAGAGACTCTTTTTCCAGAGACGTGCACTCTGGTAACAGAAGAAGACGGAGGCGAAGACGGAGGCGAAGACGGAGACGAAGACGGAGGCGGAGGCGAAGACGAAATTAAttggaaagacccagccatgtggcCAGATGACATCAAGGATAAGGAACGGGAGAAGATCGTTCTTTCAGGGCTTTCAAATGAAGAAGAATTGAAGCAGATGGTAAAATCTTTGCCTAAGGATGTTGATGACCATTCCTTTAGTGACTTTCTCCTATATGCAAAGTCATCTAATGGCCGTGAAAAATGTATAAGGGATTGGCTACGATGGAGCCCAAGTAGGAAGGTAATGTATTGTGTTACATGTATGGCATTTTCAGATGATAAAAGAAGCATCCTTTGCCGGAAAGAAGGTTTTAATCCTATGGTTTCCAAATGGCATCGTCTGTACCTCAAGCTACCAGAGCATGAACATAGTGCACTGCACAGGAAGCACTACTGGAGTTGGAGAACACGCCAAAAGGCCCAAGTTGGCCATGGTGTTGACTTCGAGATGCAAAGAAGTTTAGCAAAGGAAGCAGAGAGGCTTGTGTCTCTTCTAGAAAGACTTTTGGATGTGACACTGCATTTAGCTTCACGCAACATGGCTTTCAGGGGAACATCACAGAGAATTGGAGACCTACATAATGGAAATTTTCTTGGAACACTGGAAATCTTGTCAAGATATGACAGTGTTCTAAAAGAGCACCTAGAAAAGGTAAAGATTAGtcaagaaaagggaaaaaaaatgccaGCTCATTATCTATCTTGGGCAACACAAAACGAATTTATAAATATTTGTGGAAAACATGTCCTGGATGCCATACTTTCAGAAAGGAAAGAAGCAATTTATTTTTCTGTTATTTGTGATGCTACTCCAGATGTCTCACACACTGAACAGAATGTAATAGTTTTAAGGTATGTATCCAGAGACCCCCAAACAGGAATTTGGCATGTGCAAGAAAGGTTTTTggaattttttgatttttttaagaaGACTGGAGAACAAATTGCAGACATGATTATATCAAGACTGCATGAGCATGCCATTGACCTTAAAGACTGCAGAGGCCAGGGATATGATAATGGGGCAAACATGTCTGGTAGGATTAAAGGTGTGAGGGCTAAAATTCTAGAGAAATTTCCAAGAGCTCTCTTTTCTCCTTGTGCTGCCCATTCTTTAAACCTCGTGGGTGTTCATGCTGCTGCAAGCTGCCCAGAAATGAAGACTTTTTTTGGAAGTGTAAACCGTCTATACATTCTGTTTAGCAACAGCCCTGAGAGATGGAACACCTTGCTTGAAGTAGTTGGAAGGTCTTTGCATGGTCTAAGTGACACCCGATGGAGCTCAAGAATAGAGGCTGTACGTCCCGTTGCTCAAAGCCTACCAAGTATTTTGAAGGCTCTTCATCAAGTTATTTCTTCCGGAAAGCTCACAAATGATGCACATTCAGAAGCTGAAGGTCTCTCTGACTATTTTTCATCTTTCAGGGCAGTGGTTTTGGCTACATTTTGGGTAAAAGTTCTTACCAGTTTTGAGGAGAGAAACAAAATACTACAGTCTAGATCTGTCTCCTTGGAAGTCGGAGCTGCCAACATTAAAGCTCTCTCAGAGGAAATGAAATTACTTAGAGAAAAGTGGCCCACTCTGCTTTCTGAAGCCAGTTTGGTTGCTGATTGTATGGGCATTCCAAAGGATCTATTGAATGCTCAACAATTGCGCCAAAGAAGATCAAAGCATCATGAAGCTGCAAGTCCTGAAGAGCACTTCAAAGTTAATGTCTTTCTTGTGGCAATGGACACAATAATATCGGATCTTCACCAGCGCTTCAGATCGATGGAAGATATCTGCAAGTTGTTTGCTCCAATTCTTAAGATGACGACAATTAGTGAAGAAAATCTGGTGGCATCCACTGAAGAATTGATAGCTGCATACCCTGAAGATTTAACATCATCGTTACTCTCTGAGCTGCAACATCTTCGGAAAGTTTATGAAGCTACATTTACTGACAACATGGGTCCACTGGATTTGCTAAATGCCATCTACAAATTTGAGCTGCAAGGAATATTTGGAGAGGTGTGTATTGCTCTCAGAATTTTCATCACCCTACCACTTTCAGTCGCAGAAGGAGAGAGAGCATTCAGCAAACTCTCATTGGTCAAGAACTATCTGCGCTCTACCATGACAGAACAACGATTGAACAGCCTAGCCCTGCTATCGATTGAACATGAGCTTGCCAGACGCCTGAATTTTAAAGATCTGATAACAGATTTTGCGAAACAGAAGGTAAGACGACTGCCTGTTCCACAAATGTAA